AGCTTCCGTAGGGATTCCAACTCCGGGTTTCAGGACTATTGCCGTAAGAAGTCCGATCGCCGATCCTATCACAAAGAAGAAGAGCATTATCATCGCAAATCGTTTTATAAAGCTCGCTCCACCTGATCTTTCAATAAGCTTGAGAAAGTTGAGCGTAACAACGCAGAACAAAATTGGAAGGCCACAGAAGAGAAGATAATTGAAAAAGAGGGTTCCAATTGGACTTAGGAAATCAATTATCTCGGGAAATGTGCCGCCCACATAGAATCCCAATACCATTGAGAAGAGAATTGTCCATATATTGAACAGCCAGTGTGGAACACTCTCACTTGATTTGTTTCTTCGTAGCTTATTCTGGCTACTGTGAACTATTAGAATCGAAAAGGCGAGTAGCAGAGCAAGAATTATCCATCTATACGGATCGCCGACCAGGAGAATTTTCCCGTCTCCATCAACTGGATCGTATAGCTTCGAAACGAGATCGAAGTCAATGTACTTAGAGACAAACTCTTCTGTCCGATTGTATTCGCTGCTCAAAAACCTATTTATCCATTCGAGAAGTTCCGGGTTATTTTGGCTCACTCCGATCACAATCTGATCTTCGTTAGGTAATAGATAAAGAGAGTAATGGAGGATAAGAGATGTGTTTCTGACGAGAAAGGACTCAGTCCAGAGATTGTTCAGGAAGAAAGCTTCGCCCTTTCTCTGAATCAGCTTTCTTGGAGCCTCTTCGGTGCTATCGACGGCCGTTACTCTTGCATTCGGGAAGTACTGTTCGGCAAGGGATTCGTATACGGTGTCTCCTACAGTCAATATTGAAACCATTGGATTGTTAAGAGTCTTGAATGCGG
This genomic window from Mesotoga sp. UBA6090 contains:
- a CDS encoding cation:dicarboxylate symporter family transporter, whose product is MKRIAAVLLFVLLCAIICAREFRSVEEIKTSGVLRILQTEDYWYPFYYLDSEGNLSGIDIDLGRHIASQLGVEAEFIRTASGHETLAENLRSGEGDIILSYYSYSPRRAAQIFLSRAYLTERLSVLVDTQLFEEIKKNDPEMSVEAAFKTLNNPMVSILTVGDTVYESLAEQYFPNARVTAVDSTEEAPRKLIQRKGEAFFLNNLWTESFLVRNTSLILHYSLYLLPNEDQIVIGVSQNNPELLEWINRFLSSEYNRTEEFVSKYIDFDLVSKLYDPVDGDGKILLVGDPYRWIILALLLAFSILIVHSSQNKLRRNKSSESVPHWLFNIWTILFSMVLGFYVGGTFPEIIDFLSPIGTLFFNYLLFCGLPILFCVVTLNFLKLIERSGGASFIKRFAMIMLFFFVIGSAIGLLTAIVLKPGVGIPTEAQEALVSSMRETDPYEEVDLSAGSIIWALPSNMIGNSVVKAFAENRTLTIVFFSIIFSLLFNNLCLRSEVYSIF